Sequence from the Pedobacter sp. D749 genome:
ATGTTTTACCGCTACACCAGATTTTACGCCCTACAAAGTAATTCAGCCGCTTATTGATTTGGATACGAGGAATGTAGCAGTGAATGAGAGCAGCAAACGCTCTGAACTGTTTAATTTTGCCAAAGAAGATGCTGCACCAGATTTAGATCTGAACGAAGTGGTGTGGAAATCGGTTAGAGGAGAACAATCGGTAATGCCGGCACCAAAACGGAGCGCTTTTGTGATTTTGGAGAAGAAGAAAAAAGATGATGACGATTAGTCGTTATTTATAATAACATTTTTAGATTAATCGTCATTGCGAGGTACGAAGCAATCTTACAAAGGTCGCTATACTAAAGCGTTAGGATTATTCATTTTTGCAGTTGTTTTTAAAGGCATTCATGAGCTCAATCGTTCGGTTATCTTCGTGCCTTATAATGATGTTTATGTAAACAACTGAATATTTATTGTTATTTTTTTTGACCATATAAGACATTTAAGAACCACATAAGCTTACATGTTCTTTATGGTGTGAAAGCCTAAAGGATTATTTAATGAATTAGATTCTCTTAGGTGTCTAAGGTGGTTAATTAAACTGCCTGGTTTTTAATTTTTTATAACCACCTTAGACATCTTAGCTCATTTGAGTTTTACAGGATGCAAATTTTAAACCTAATAAGTTAGAAAGCGCATATAGGACGTCATTCCTGTTTTTTTCAGGCCACAGACCTGATGGTTACTCGCAACGACAGATTTTTTGAGCTGCTTCCATGGTCTGTGTCCTCACAGATCATTTTATTTTTACGCATTACATCAAGGATTTCTCCTCCACAGGAGCTCCTTTGGAGCACTGCGGTCGAAACGAAGATCTGATTTAAAATCAGTTGTTAATTCAATTTCCAGTCTGGTCTTTCGAAATGGCAGGTATAACCGTAAGGGTTTTTCTGTAAGTAATCCTGGTGTTCTTCTTCAGCGTTCCAAAAATCGGCTTCAGGTACCACCTCGGTTACAATTTTGCCCGGCCATTTGCCAGAAGCATCCAACTCTGCAATTAATGCATCGGCCGTATTTTTTTGTTCTTCACTATTATAAAATATGGCAGATCTGTACGAGGTGCCCACATCATTTCCCTGTCTGTTGCGTGTGCTCGGATCGTGGATCTGGAAGAAATATTCTAATAATTTGCGGTAGCTTAAAACAGTTGGATCAAAAGTAACTTCAATGGCTTCGGCATGTGTGCCATGGTTCCGGTAAGTGGCATTGGGAACATCACCACCAGTATAACCTACAACCGTAGAAATTACACCTGGGTAATGACGGATGAGTTCTTCTACTCCCCAAAAGCAGCCGCCTGCAAGAATGGCTTTTTCAGTATTCATATATCTTTCCTTTTTTTTGATTAATAAAGATACGACGAAGATGTGTAAAAGGAAAGTAAAGAAGGGAGGCTAATTGGATGACTCCGCGGGCAAGTAACATATCAATCGATGGAACAAATAGGTGATATTCTTTTTTCCGCTCTATGCCGCGGAGGCATGGTACTTTGGAGCGCCAAAGTACCCAAAGCGCTTTGTCAATCCAGCAATGTGGCTTTTCACTGCCCCACGCACATCAAAAAAACAGCGGCACTTCGTTTTGTGTTCAATTTATATTAAACTTTGAATTCAGTGAAAAGAACACAAAGCCACTGCGTTTCAGGTTTGTTAGTGCTATTTGCATTATTGTACACCTGTTTTTTTGATTCTTCTGCCACTTGGGATTGACAGCGTTCTTCGGTTAGGCCAGTGGTTTATTAACGGGAGTTAGCAAAATGCCTAAAAACAAGACAGAATAGATGTGTTCTGATAGTAGCTGCTTCGGGCCGAGGTATAATTAGCCAAACCAGCTTTTCATTTTTGAGGTTGCAGTGTGCACAAACCTTTGTTTATAAACCCGACAGTAGCGGCAGCCTCCGATTTTTTTCTATCGGAGCTATAGCGAATGGCGGGACTGTAAACTGCCAAGAACCACAAGCCATTCGTTTCCTAATTTGAAGAAATAGTGAGTATTTTTATTTCGGTCGGTGAGACACCGACCGATAGGAGGAAAGAAGGGTTGCTGTTTAGTTGTATGGTTTAGTAGATGATGACAAATGATAGGATAAGCCGCTTAGTGTCATCCTGAGCGTAGTCGAAGGATCTTTTACTAGATCAACTTACATGATCTTATATTTCTTCTATGGTTAAACGTATCCAAGGGTCTTCGACTCCGCTCAGACTGACAAAATGTGGTAAGTGCAAGCTTATGTTTTGGAGCGCAAGGCTTCTGCAACACAAAAAGTTTTCTCCCGTTTTACGCTTTTACGCTTCGCTTCCTCGTACCTCGTTGCTGCAGGGTAAACGCTTCAACCGGTGCTAAGTGGCTAAAGCAGTATTTCATTTGTAAGGTTGCAGGGTGCACAATCCGTAGTTTATAAACCCGACAGCAGCGGCAGCCTCCGATTTTTTTCTATCGGAGCTATAGCGAATGGCGGGACTGCAAACTGCCAAGAACCACAAGCCCTCCATTTCCTAATTTGAAGAAATAATGAATATGTTCCATTTCGGTCAGTGAGACACCCGACCGATAGGATAAATTTATTGCTGTATTGTTTTATTGTTGGGATTGTCGCTAATCGCCAACCGAGAAATCCATAAAACTCACATTATTTTTACGAGCAGAGCTTACGGCAATCCCTTTATTGGCCTTATCGGTAAAGGTAAAACCTTCCAGTTCATCCAGTTTGTCGGTTTCTATCACTTTGATAACAGATTCCTGGCCGCTGGCAAGTGATCTTTCCAGATTTAGAAAGGTCAGTCGCCATTTGCGGCCTTCAATCTGGTTTTGGATTAGAACCAATATACCTTTATCTGCAATCCAGTGTAGATTTTGGACCCATGGTGAGCAGGTGAATTTTTTAAAGAGGATTCCCTTTTCACTTGTTTTATCGGCTTTTGATAAGGCTTCGGGATTGTACAATCGTACTTCGTTTGCTTTATTGCCATAATCGGCAGTGGCTACAAACCATTTGCCTTTGTAATTTACATATTCTGGTCGTGTACCCTGGATACAGGCATCATCTTCTATGCTTTTAATCAGGTTTCCATCTAATTTTCTGGTTTTTAAAAAGCCATCCCAGTTGATGCAATTAATTACCGCTTTCCAAAGAGTGCCTGCTGCATTTTGTTTAACCGAATTGCCCACAAATGTTGGTAAACCCTTATGGTAGGCTATCCCGGTAGGGTGTTTGATGATATTTTCGCCTTTAACGGTGAATTGGTATTCCCGATGCTGATAAATTAAAGAATCTTTCCGGAGCTGATATTCGCGCATTACACCTACTTCTCTGTCGCCGTAAAGAAAATAACGGCCATTCTGGTAAGAAATCCCCTGACATGCACCTAATGAGTCGATTGTAACTGTTTTCGTGATTTTTCCTTCCATTTTATTGTACCTGGCTACAAAAAACATCACGATAAGGACTAAAACAGGATTTAATGTTTTCATCAACTAAGGATCTAACGGTTCATCAAAATCGATCTGTAACGAAGAGGTATTCAAATAAAATTCTGATTCGGTATCACTTAAACGTTTTCCGTTTTTGTAAGGATAGTAGCCGAGTTCTTTTTTGCAGCGCTCGGGGAGCAGATTGGTGATATTATAACTCTGCGATTTTACGGTACAGGCTAAACCCGGTTTATCTATCGGCATACCGTACCTGAACATCAGTCTGGCACAATTGCGCAGGTTGGTGGTGGTGTGGCGGGCATGTGGTTCCATAATAATGGCACTTTCGGGGATTTGAAGCACTTCTATCAGGAATTTCTTCATTTCGTAGGCTTCACTGAATTTGGTTTTGTAAGGATGTACCCGTCCGCCCGAAACCACGATGAATGGAGCCATGCCTTTCTGGTATTGCAAAGCCGCTAACCGGCAACGGATCATTCCGCCAGCACTTAAGGCTACTTCTTTTTCCTCCGGACCAGCACCTGGAACCAGGATTACGCTGTATGGATATTTTTTCCAGTCTGTTTTTTTGATCAGGTTAATGGCGGCAAGGTTTACGCCTTTAGCCATCGGTTCGTAATCGGCGGCATCATTGCGTTCGTTCAATTCTAAAGCTTCCAGTGCAAATAACATGGCAGGTTCGAAAAAGAGCTTAGTATTGCCCTGCAGCGATAACAATGCACTGGCAGAGGTGAGTTCTGCATATTCTTTATCCCTTAAACTAAAGCTGATCGAGTCTATTTTCGGGTAATTGGGTTTCTTTCCTTCTACGTAAACACCAATTGCATAATTTATAGCACTGGCATCTTGTTCCCAGGCCTTAACTAAAAGGGCTTTGTGTTGCTCTTTGGCAAACATGGAATAACAACCTGAGGGGATCAGATGATTTTTTACCAAATCTCCCAATGAATTATTTTCTGTATAAAGCAGCGCCAAACGGTTTCCAATACGGGCTATTTCTTCATTGTTGAATTTTAAAGCGTTGGCATAACAACTAATATCTGTTTTGCAGGTTTTCACCGCTTCATTTACCTGTTTGGTTTTTGATTTATAGATGTTGCTGAACGCCGTATCTGTACTGAGCATTTTGCGTAGTGCGGGCAATTGCTGAAAAAGCGTAAGCAGGTAATAATTTTTGTATTGTACTTCGTTTCTGGTCTTAATTAATTGATAAGATTGTTGCGGTGCATCCTGTGCAGCTAAACCTGTGTAGAACAGGCAGAGCATAAGGAAAGGATAGAGGGATTTCATCGAAAAGGTTTTGGAAGCAAATTTAAAGACCTCCCATTAAAGAAACATTAAGAGGGTGTTATGCTTTAATTCCTCAATAAACCGATTTAGGTGTTGTTTAATTTGGCTTAATGTTAATTTAAAGTATACGTCGTGATTGGTGTGAAGAGTTAACACAGGGGATACATCGTGTTAAAAGTACACTCATACTTTTGTCGCCGTAGAACGCTCCGCAAATTAACCTGTTAACGATAAAGGATAAGCCTATGTAAATGTGAAAATCTACGCTTCTACTTAAAAACACAAAACCCAATTATATTTCAAAACCATTACTAAGAACAAAAAGATGACATCATTTTTTTTAACCGCAGGTATAAAAAATACCTGCCGGAAATTGCTTTTGCCTTTAGGCTTACTGGCCATTTGTAATTCAGAAGCAATAGCAGTAAACCACGGTATGCTTGCCTCAGGATTACACCGTAAAACCTTTGCTTCGGTAAGCGGAACGGTTACCGACCAAAACAACCAACCTTTACCAGGTGTAAGTGTATTTGAAAAAAAGACCAAAAAAACAACGGTTACCGATGCTAATGGTAAATACGCCATTTCAGTTGAGGATGGGGCAATTTTAGTATTCTCTTATATCGGTTACGATAACCAGGAAGTTATGGTTAACGGACGCCAAAATATTAATGTTATATTAAAAGAAAGCAGCAATACCCTAAATGAGGTTGTGGCCATTGGTTACCAGAAGATCAGAAAATCGGATGTAACCGGTGCCATAAGTAGTGTGAAGGCCAGTGAGATGAATTTAACTTCTCCTACTGTTGGTCAGGCCCTGGTGGGTAAAGTTGCAGGTGTACAGGTATCACAAACCAGTGGTGCACCATATTCGGGCACTAAAATCAGGGTGAGGGGTATCGGTTCTATTAACGCCAGTTCTGATCCTTTGTACGTAATTGATGGTTATCCGGCAGGAAACAACGTATCCATCAATCCGGAGGATATTGAAACCATCGACATTTTAAAAGATGCGGCCTCCGCAGCCATTTATGGCTCAAGGGCATCGGGTGGGGTTGTGCTAATTACCACCAAAAGAGGTGCAGATGGAAAAGGTAAATTTGAATACGATGTTCAGGGCGGAATTTCTCAGTTGGCTAAAAAAGTAAAATTATTGGATGCCAACCAGTTTATCCAATTGTTAATTGATGGAAGGAACAATGCCTATAAAGATTTATGGGTAAACTCGGGCAAAACCTGGAATGATGCGATGTTTAGCGACAACAATACTACCCGTATCGCCAATGTAGGTAATGGAAGTAGCGTAAGCATACCAGCCGATCTTTATAATTTTAGCACGCAACAGGCTATCCCTGCTGCCTATAATACCGATTGGCAGGATGAACTTTACCGCAATGCTGCTTTTCAACGCCATAACCTTTCCTTTTCTGGCGGTACCAAAGATGTAAAATACTTTTTAAGCGGTGGTTACCAGAATAACGATGGTATTGTAACCAACACCAACCAAAAGGTAACCAACTTCAGGGGTAATATTGATGGCAAGGTGAGTGAACGTTTACGTGTAGGCGCAAATATTTCATATACGCAAAACGATAACCGCGAAGTGAGGGAAGGTCGTTATGATTTAAGTCCGATGATGTCGGCTTTGATTTACCTGCCTTACCTGCCGGCAAGGGATGCCAATGGAAACCCGATCCAGTTTGGCATGGGTGCTTTATCCTCTCAATACGGTATCCAAAACCCTGAGAATCCTTTGGCTACAGTTGAACAAGTAAAAATTACCAGAAAGGGGGCTAGAAGCACCTACAATGCCAATGCTACCTATACCATATTGGATGGATTAGATTTTAAAGCCAATTTAGGTACGCAAAATTATAATGAAAAATATGATTTTTATCTGCCAACGAGCTTAAGTAATGGCAATAATCCGCCTTATTCTACTGCTTCGATAACGGCGGCGAATGCCATTGCACAAACGCTTAGTCAGGTTGATCAGCTTGGTGAGTTTACCCTACACTACAATAAAACCTTTGGTAAACATAAAATTGATGTGCTTGGAGGATATTCTGCGCAAAAAACAACCAGTGATCTGATCCGTATTTCTGCCAGTGGTTTCCAGAATGATAAAATAGGTGAAATTACCGATAAAGGTGCCGATGCAGGATTTTTGACTTTAATTACCGACGGAACGAATAAAACAGCTAAAGCTACCAACACCTTACTTTCTTATTTCGGCCGTTTCAGTTATAACTATGCCGGCAAATACTTTTTAACCGGTTCATTTCGCCGTGATGGATCATCAAGGTTTGGTCCGTTAAATAAATATGGTAATTTTCCTTCGGTAGCCGCAGGATGGAACCTTTCGGAAGAGGATTTCTATAGTAATTTTCTTGGCGAACAATCAACTGTTAAGTTAAGGGCAAGTTGGGGATTGAGTGGTAACAACAACATCCCGAATTACAGAACTGCACAAGAAATGAGTGCACCTGGTGGTGTGGTTTTTGGAAATGCGATTTCTACGGGGATCTGGCCAAATGCCATTCAGGATCCGAAGCTGGGATGGGAATCTACGTCTCAGTATAATTTTGGTACTGATATCAGCCTATTCAAAAACCGCCTAAATATCATTGCCAATTATTACCTGAGTTATTCGTATAATTTGTTGTTCAACCAACCAATTTCTGCCGTATCAGGAACTTCTTCAATCCTAACTAATCTGGCCGACAGTAAAATCCGCAATAAAGGTTTTGATATCCAGCTGGATGGAAGAATTATCCAAAAACAGGATTTTACATTGGGCCTTAGCGGAAACATTGCCGTTAACCGCAACAAAGTATTGAATATGGGTGGAGCAAGTACCATTTTAACCAATGGTGCTGAGCGTTCATATTTAACACACATTACACAAGAAGGTCAGCCTGTAGGGATGTTCTACGGATTTAAGGCTTTGGGTAGAATTACTGCCGATAATCTGGGCAAGGTTGCTCCATCAGCTTCTTCAACCAATCCGGCAAAAATCGGTGATCTGTATTTTCAGGATACCGACGGTAACGGAATTGTAAACGATGCAGACAAAACTGTTATTGGCACACCATATCCTAAATTTACCTATGGTTTTGCCTTAAACACTTCTTACAAAACGTTTGATTTAAGGGCATCTTTTAACGGATCGTATGGAAACCAGGTGTTGGATGGTCAGGATTATTACCTGTATAATTTTGAAGGTTCGGGAAACCAATATGTAGAGGCTGCCGATCGTTACAGAAACGAGGCCAATCCAGGTAGTGGCTTAAACTACCGTGCATCGCGTGCAGGTACGCAAAGTAACAGTACCCGTTTATCGTCTTTCTATATTCAGGATGGATCTTACTTCAGGTGTACCAACATTACTTTAGGTTATACCTTCCCTAAAACACTCGCCAATGCTATAAAAGTGAGTAATATCCGCGTTTATGCCAGTGTTGATAATGCCTTTACGATTACTGATTACAAGGGTTATAACCCGGAGGTTGATTATAGTGGAGGTTCTAATTTGACTCCTGGTGTAGATTATGGTAACTATCCATTGGCAAGAGCTTATAACCTGGGTATTAAACTTACTTTTTAGAATTACAGAAATGAAGAACAATATTTATACAATTTTGGCCCTTGGAGCAGTTTTAACGCTAAGTGCCTGTAAAAAAGATTTTTTAGCACAAAACAACCCAAATGCGGTTACCGTTGAAGACTATTTTAAAACTGAAAACGATGTATTGCTGGCTGTAAACGGTGCTTACCAGTCGCTGAGGAGTAGTAATACCCTGGGTGAAAACAGTGGACTGTTTACCGATGAGCGCTCGGACGATGCGGGGAGAAATGACAACCAAAGTAATGCAGGAGAACCCTTTCAGTTTAATGATTTCTCTTTATTGCCAAGTAACTCTTATTTAAAAACACACTGGCTGGCGCTTTTTAACGCGATTACCAGAAGCAACGTAATTTTAGCAAATATTGATAAGGTAACCTTTGTGACGCCTGCAAATAAGATCAATTACACTGCCGAAGCTAAATTTATCAGGGCAATTATGTATTTCGAGCTGGTAAGGAAATGGGGGCCTGTACCATTAGTTACCAAACAATTGAATAATTCTGATGAGGTTACTGCAGCAACTTTCCGTGTACCTGAGGCTGATGTTTACAACCAGATTGTTGCCGATTTAAAAGATGGTTTAAACAGTACGCTGCCAAACTTCCAGTCAACAGCGAATATCGGAAGAACATCTAAAGCAGCCATAAATGCTTATCTGGGAAAGGTTTATTTAACCATGGCGGCCACCCTGCCAAACAATAAGGCCGAAAACCTAAGCAATGCCAATACTTACCTGTTGGCCGCTTATAATATGAAAGCTTTTGGGAACCTTTCCGAAATTCCATATACTGATGTTTTTGACGTAACGAAAAAAACAACCTGTAAAGAATTGATTTTCCAGATTTCTAACAAACAGGGCGATATTAATTATAGCTCAAGCATCGCTGCCAACAACCAGGCAAAAGGAGAAACCATTAATTCGTTAAAGGTTTCTACCGGTATTGGTGGCAATGTAAAGTTAGACCTGATTAATGAATATGAAACAAGTGATTTAAGGAAAGATTTTTCTGTAAAGTTTGCAAATGATGCTACGGTAAAAGATTGGTTTATTACCAAATTCCGCGATGCGAGTGCCTTGGCAACCAATAATGGTTACGGAGGTAACGACTGGATTTTAATGCGCTATGCCGATGTAATTTTGATGCTTGCTGAAGTTAATATGTTGCAGGGAAACGATGCTGTGGCGATTCAGTATTTGGATATGGTAAGAACAAGAGCAGGTATGCCAGTTTACGCGGTTGCCAAAACGGATGCTACCTATGCCGCTAAATTTCCGACCTTAAAACTAGCCATTTTACACGAGCGTAGGGTAGAGTTTGCTTTCGAACACCAAAGATGGTTCGATTTAATCAGGAATTTTAATGCTGCAGAGTTGGTTACTTACTTAAAAGCGAAATCACAATCATCGTATGGAATTGCTAAGCTGTCTAACGTAACCACAAAAGACAGGTATTATCCTATTCCTTTTGATGAAGTGAAATTAGATCCGGTTAAAATGTACCAGAATCCGGGTTACTAAACAAGTTGTGATGTATTAAGAAGAGCGGCCTGATTAATGATCGGGCCGCTTTTTTAGTTTGGAGTTCTGGGCGTGTATTTTATCTAAGTCTATTCAATAAACTGTGCGATTGATTAAATTTTCCCCGATTTTCTCGGGAAGCGACCTTGGCAGATTTTAAAGAGCGGTCGTCATTCTCGCGCATGCCTATCGTGTGGGCATATCTCTGTTAATTTACATTTGTTTTTAGCGTAGTTACCTAGGTCGATCGTCATGCTGAATTTATTTCAGCATCTTTCCTGCTAATAGCAAGCTTTAATATCTTAAAAACTACTTTGGAGATAAATGTTGTTTTTTTTCGCTCTATGCCGCGGGGCATGGTACTTTGGAGCGCCAAAGTACCCAAAGCGCTTTGTCAATCCAGCAATGAGCCTTTTGCACAATCCTATGCGCATCAAAAAAACAGCGGCACTTCGTTTTGTGTTCAATATTTTTTTAAAAAATTTAAATCATCGGTTATGAACACAAAACCACTGTGTTTCAGGTTTGTTAGTGCCATTTTTACTGTTATGCACCTGTTTTTTTGATTTCCCCGGCTCTTGGGATTGACAGCGTCCTTGGTTAAAATCCGTGCTTTATTAAAGTTGGTTAGCAAAACGCCTAAAATACTTAAAAAAGATGTGTCGTCATTCTCGCGCAGGCGGGAATCTTAATGCAACATAAAAACCTACTAGTGCATTACGATTATTCATAAGTTTTTTCCTTTATTTAACGGCATTCATGAGCACTCCTTGGTTCCCAATCACCTCGATAGCTATCGAGGTGGGAATGACGATATCTCGCGCCCTTTCCTCTTCCCTACAATGTTTTTCTGAAAAACTGAACCCTCAGGATGACAATTTTTGAATACAAACCCAAACTCAAAACAGTGAACTGAAAACTGCTTTGCCTAAATAATATTCCGTGTAATTTTTCCTTTGATAATATAAAGTGCCAGGATATTTTTTTTGCTGACTACGGTATCGCCTTTAAAATTTGGATTTGAAGAACGGAGAATTAATTTAGTATCATCAGTATGCTGAAAAATTAGTTTTATGGTACGCAAGCTGTTACTATCTTCATCCGTCATTACCACATAAGCCTCGCCCCATTGTAAAATTTCGTAATTGGTAATTTCTTTTATCGCTATAATTTCGCCTGCGGCATATTGAGGATACATGCTATCGCCATAAACTGGTAAATAGGCCGTGCAATCGTTAAAAGGGAGATAATTTACCAGGTATTCTGCCCGCTGTTCTTCTACGATGCGGTCTTTCGCATCTGATAGGCTCATGTCGAAATAAGGAACGCCCTCTTTGCTTTCTCCAACGGCTCGTTTCTTTTTGAAAAAAGGTTCGCCAATTCCATCTTCAAGCCAGGTTAAATTGACGTCGAATTTCATTTCTAACTTATCTTTAATGGCATTAGATACGTTGACCCTTTCTCTTAAAATATCTGATAAAGAACCTTGTTGAATATTCAATGCAGCAGCAAAATCCTTTTGAGTCTTAAAATGTAGTAATTCCATTAAATTTTTTAAGCGCTGATTTTCATTCATGAGAAATGTTGATAAGTTTTATGAATTAATTATAGTTTAACTATATATTTTTTGCTAAATTCGTTAGCTAATATAATCATTTAAAAAATATACACTATGGAAGGGAACTTAAATTTTAAAAAAGAAACTGTGGCATTTATTGGTGCAATTGAAAGCTTTTTTTCAACAAATGGCGTAAGCTACCATTTAAATTTTTTAAAAAACTGGTTAATCCCTCCACAGAACGAATTCGATTTTTCGCCACAAAAGCACCCGGCACAGCTGTTGGTTTTTTACGAAAAACTGGTGCCGCTTTTCGATTATTCGGATTTAATTTTTAACCACAGTGAAACCGATACCGCATTTGTGAAAGCAATTGGGGCTGATGAATGTGGTGTAGAACGCGAAACGGTATTGCTCGATTACTATCCGAAACTGTTAAGCAGCGGAGAAATGCAAAACCCAAAACTTACCTTTCTTGATATTTTCCTGTTTTTTCAATCAGACACCTACAAGCTGGTTTACAAAGAATGGCTGTTGGCCGCATTGGAAAATAACCTCGATCTGGATTGGGACCATTATGTTGCGGAGTTTTACGAAAATACCAAAAAAATGCTGGAGGCTTGCTGGCTCATCCACGAAAGGATTATTACTAGAAATAGTTTCAAAAAGATCGATCGCTACTACCATATGGCCATATTCGAAAGTACATCGCCTTTGGCTTTCGAACAGGAATTATTTAACGATCCATTTAAAGCGATTCAATTTTTCTTTAGCCTGGATAACCTTAGCGGGCATAAAGCTTATTTAAAAAACTGGTACAAAGCTGCCCTGGCAGAAGAGCAGTGTGTGAGCGATGTGGCCGATTATTTTTTCTTCTACAACCAATTTACAAAACTGCTTAATGCGGGTTATTTAATTACGGCTAAAAAACTAACTTATCAAGGTGCCGGAGGTTTGCCCGCTGCTAAAGAGCAATTTATAAACAGCGATGCCTACCGCAAAGAACTATGTGAGGTAAATACGCTGACTGCAGTACATATAGAAAATCCTTACTTGTTTGTGGAGTCCTTTTTTATTCCCGAAAAAATTAAACAGCTGCGTTTAGGTCTCTTAGAGTGGTTGTATGCGGCTTTCAGTACCAGGAGCAGCATTAAACTAATGGATAAGGAATTTTTGTTTGAGCAGTATGAAAGCATGATGATGATTATGGAAGCCTTTTTTGTAATGATCAATACTCCTGCACTAATTGAAAATGATAAAGGAGGGTATTATGTGGAGTAAATCTTTAAACCTGGACCATGATGCGCTAAAAGATGAAAGCATAGTGCGTTTATTAAAGGGCATTACGGCTGCAGTACCTGTTCAGTATATTTATCTCCATAATAACTTTTTGGCTGGTAAGGCAGCACCAGAAATGCTGATTATGGTTTCGTTTAAACACGTGCGTATTTTAAACGAATTAACGCCGGTATTAAATATTGTGTTTAACGGGCAAATGGAATTGAGTTACCGGGTTTTCCATGTACACGAGGTGGAGCAGGAGTTACTGCAGGGAAGTTTGTTTTTTTACTATGCCACCACCGCTCAAAATTGTTTATTCAGTATTTCAGGAACTTTTCTAAACGGGGGCACACCGGAACTTGTTGCAGATCAGGTGAGCACTACGTATCAGCACGGAATTGATAAGGCCAATAAATTTTTATCGGGCGCAACATTCTATTTTAAACAGCAACATTTAGCATACTGCGCTTTTATGTTGCATCAGGTTTTCGATTTGATGTATGGGGCCATCGAAACTCTGGTAATGGGAAAGGATAAAAAAACACACCGCATTAAAGTTCATCAATTGTATATTAAACCTTATGTAAAGCCGCTTTCCGAGCTATTTAATGATAGGGAAGAAGAGGTTAGCCTGTTGCATTTGCTTGATGAGGCTTATCTGGCTGTGCGCTACGAAAACAATTACACGATCGGTGAAGCAGACGTGTTACGCTTGTTTGAGAAAGCAGATTTATTGTATGTGCTTGCAGAGCAGGTTTATCAGCGTATGATGAATAAGCATTTCGATCAACAGCTTAGCAGAATAGATACGGGGTAAGTGCTGCTGAGAAACTCTGAAGGGGTTTTCCCGAAATGTTTTTTTAATTCTGAACTAAATATTTACGATAGTTAAAACCTACCGAGTTGGCAATTTGTTTTTGTACCAGGTTATCCCAAAGCTTAAGTTGAATTTATTGTTTTTAGCTGAAAATGAATGTTCAGTATTTCTTTGGGAACAGCAGTCCCGTTATTCGCTTTATCCCGATAGAAGAAATCGGGATGCACGCTACTACCGGGTTTATGAACGGGGGTTTGTGCAAAAACTGCGAAAATTAATGTTTGCCGGCTGTACTATTAACCAGTAATAGTAATGCCTGCCCTGCCATATAGACCCGATTGGAGTGGTAGCTGCCGGCTTCACGCCGGCACTACAAACGAGCGGGAAGAAACCTGAATAA
This genomic interval carries:
- a CDS encoding TonB-dependent receptor, producing MTSFFLTAGIKNTCRKLLLPLGLLAICNSEAIAVNHGMLASGLHRKTFASVSGTVTDQNNQPLPGVSVFEKKTKKTTVTDANGKYAISVEDGAILVFSYIGYDNQEVMVNGRQNINVILKESSNTLNEVVAIGYQKIRKSDVTGAISSVKASEMNLTSPTVGQALVGKVAGVQVSQTSGAPYSGTKIRVRGIGSINASSDPLYVIDGYPAGNNVSINPEDIETIDILKDAASAAIYGSRASGGVVLITTKRGADGKGKFEYDVQGGISQLAKKVKLLDANQFIQLLIDGRNNAYKDLWVNSGKTWNDAMFSDNNTTRIANVGNGSSVSIPADLYNFSTQQAIPAAYNTDWQDELYRNAAFQRHNLSFSGGTKDVKYFLSGGYQNNDGIVTNTNQKVTNFRGNIDGKVSERLRVGANISYTQNDNREVREGRYDLSPMMSALIYLPYLPARDANGNPIQFGMGALSSQYGIQNPENPLATVEQVKITRKGARSTYNANATYTILDGLDFKANLGTQNYNEKYDFYLPTSLSNGNNPPYSTASITAANAIAQTLSQVDQLGEFTLHYNKTFGKHKIDVLGGYSAQKTTSDLIRISASGFQNDKIGEITDKGADAGFLTLITDGTNKTAKATNTLLSYFGRFSYNYAGKYFLTGSFRRDGSSRFGPLNKYGNFPSVAAGWNLSEEDFYSNFLGEQSTVKLRASWGLSGNNNIPNYRTAQEMSAPGGVVFGNAISTGIWPNAIQDPKLGWESTSQYNFGTDISLFKNRLNIIANYYLSYSYNLLFNQPISAVSGTSSILTNLADSKIRNKGFDIQLDGRIIQKQDFTLGLSGNIAVNRNKVLNMGGASTILTNGAERSYLTHITQEGQPVGMFYGFKALGRITADNLGKVAPSASSTNPAKIGDLYFQDTDGNGIVNDADKTVIGTPYPKFTYGFALNTSYKTFDLRASFNGSYGNQVLDGQDYYLYNFEGSGNQYVEAADRYRNEANPGSGLNYRASRAGTQSNSTRLSSFYIQDGSYFRCTNITLGYTFPKTLANAIKVSNIRVYASVDNAFTITDYKGYNPEVDYSGGSNLTPGVDYGNYPLARAYNLGIKLTF
- a CDS encoding YdcF family protein, whose amino-acid sequence is MKSLYPFLMLCLFYTGLAAQDAPQQSYQLIKTRNEVQYKNYYLLTLFQQLPALRKMLSTDTAFSNIYKSKTKQVNEAVKTCKTDISCYANALKFNNEEIARIGNRLALLYTENNSLGDLVKNHLIPSGCYSMFAKEQHKALLVKAWEQDASAINYAIGVYVEGKKPNYPKIDSISFSLRDKEYAELTSASALLSLQGNTKLFFEPAMLFALEALELNERNDAADYEPMAKGVNLAAINLIKKTDWKKYPYSVILVPGAGPEEKEVALSAGGMIRCRLAALQYQKGMAPFIVVSGGRVHPYKTKFSEAYEMKKFLIEVLQIPESAIIMEPHARHTTTNLRNCARLMFRYGMPIDKPGLACTVKSQSYNITNLLPERCKKELGYYPYKNGKRLSDTESEFYLNTSSLQIDFDEPLDP
- the msrA gene encoding peptide-methionine (S)-S-oxide reductase MsrA, with the translated sequence MNTEKAILAGGCFWGVEELIRHYPGVISTVVGYTGGDVPNATYRNHGTHAEAIEVTFDPTVLSYRKLLEYFFQIHDPSTRNRQGNDVGTSYRSAIFYNSEEQKNTADALIAELDASGKWPGKIVTEVVPEADFWNAEEEHQDYLQKNPYGYTCHFERPDWKLN